A window of Apium graveolens cultivar Ventura chromosome 8, ASM990537v1, whole genome shotgun sequence contains these coding sequences:
- the LOC141680665 gene encoding uncharacterized protein LOC141680665: MCKYGIPRILVTDNWAQFNNENFKKYCGGNEIELRFTFIVHPQANEQADVATRIILRPMGKQKSRSNWVDEILPILWENGTTCRVTMGSTPFMLAYGAEGSSPWKYRILLHEFELMMLKKMKRGKG, translated from the coding sequence ATGTGTAAATAcggaattccccgtatcctagtaACTGATAATTgggcacaattcaacaatgagaaCTTCAAGAAGTATTGCGGGGGAAATGAAATCGAATTGCGGTTCACTTTTATTGTTCATCCTCAGGCCAATGAGCAAGCAGATGTGGCGACTCGAATTATCCTCaggccaatgggcaagcagaagtcCAGAAGcaactgggtggatgaaatacttccaatactTTGGGAAAATGGAACCACTTGTAGGGTGACTATGGGATCAACCCCCTTTATGTTGGCCTATGGAGCTGAGGGGTCGTCCCCGTGGAAATATCGCATTCTTCTCCATGAATTCGAGCTTATGatgctgaagaaaatgaagagAGGCAAAGGTTAG